The Clostridioides difficile genome has a segment encoding these proteins:
- a CDS encoding alpha-D-ribose 1-methylphosphonate 5-triphosphate diphosphatase yields the protein MVKLIHNANIVMEDKILENGHLIIDGDTIKKVSNDKIDYLLDFSEIDEIIDAKDLYVIPGIIDIHSDAIEKEIEPRPSTLLPFNMAFYELDKKLPANGITTVYHSISLGDGVGVRSVDNSLKMIENIDSYKNINSKSINHKVHLRYEVLYHEGLDKVSELLDKDKIDYLSIMDHSPGQGQYTNPKFYREYATKVWGVTENYVDTWLDDLVDLHDNLDWNKIASVIGMAKTKNINVASHDDDTLEKMDFIKNIGVNVSEFPITLDVAKHSKKLGVLTCLGAPNIVRGKSHNNNLKAMDAILEDCCDIVCSDYLPSAMIKSMCIVAQKTNSLNKAVNLFTSNPAKAVGIYDERGSIKENKKADLVLLDIDSEYPRVVNTIVNGKTVYKREV from the coding sequence ATGGTAAAATTAATTCATAATGCAAATATTGTAATGGAAGATAAAATATTAGAAAATGGCCATTTAATTATAGATGGAGATACAATAAAGAAAGTTTCAAATGATAAGATTGATTACTTACTAGATTTCAGTGAGATAGATGAAATAATAGATGCAAAAGACTTATACGTTATACCTGGTATCATAGATATTCATAGTGATGCTATTGAAAAAGAAATAGAGCCAAGACCAAGTACATTATTACCCTTTAATATGGCATTTTATGAACTAGATAAAAAACTACCTGCAAATGGAATAACGACAGTTTATCATTCTATATCTTTGGGTGATGGAGTAGGAGTTAGAAGTGTTGATAATTCTTTGAAAATGATTGAAAATATCGATTCGTACAAAAACATAAATAGTAAGAGTATAAATCATAAAGTTCATTTAAGGTATGAAGTGTTATATCATGAAGGCTTAGATAAGGTATCAGAGTTATTAGACAAAGATAAAATAGATTATTTATCTATAATGGACCATTCTCCAGGACAAGGTCAATATACAAATCCGAAGTTCTATAGAGAATATGCTACTAAAGTATGGGGAGTAACAGAAAATTATGTAGATACATGGTTAGATGACTTAGTAGATTTACATGATAATTTAGATTGGAATAAAATAGCTAGTGTTATAGGAATGGCAAAAACTAAAAATATAAATGTTGCATCACATGATGATGATACATTAGAAAAAATGGATTTTATAAAAAATATAGGAGTTAATGTATCTGAATTTCCTATAACTCTTGACGTTGCAAAACATTCAAAGAAACTGGGTGTTTTAACTTGTCTAGGAGCACCAAATATTGTAAGAGGAAAATCTCATAATAACAACTTAAAAGCAATGGATGCCATATTGGAGGACTGTTGTGATATTGTTTGTTCAGACTATCTTCCATCAGCAATGATAAAGTCCATGTGTATAGTTGCACAAAAAACTAACAGTCTAAATAAAGCAGTTAATCTATTTACTTCAAATCCAGCTAAAGCAGTTGGTATATATGATGAAAGAGGTAGCATAAAAGAAAATAAAAAAGCAGATTTAGTTTTATTGGATATTGATAGTGAGTATCCAAGAGTTGTAAATACTATTGTAAATGGAAAAACAGTTTATAAAAGGGAGGTATAA
- a CDS encoding PHP domain-containing protein — translation MLTDLHCHTSISDNNFTTEEIIRRASENNISILAITNHDTLSGLDEAIVLGENYGITIIPGIEISAYDYKNRKRVHILGYNIDLNSQEIKNLCNPMVCDRHKASVKMVNKIIDLGYKISIEDVKKYSSRTGIFKQHIMKALIDKGYTDKIYSSLYKELFHRGNGKAYVSLKYVDYKDAIRAIKSSGGICVLAHPGQMDNFNAIEDMVNVGLDGIEVYHPSHNKELEKESLSYAKKYNLVITGGSDYHGLYSQHECDLGSKSLNREDLFKFRLALGGVL, via the coding sequence TTGTTAACAGATTTACATTGTCATACAAGCATATCAGATAACAACTTCACTACAGAAGAAATAATTAGGAGAGCATCAGAAAATAATATAAGCATTTTAGCAATAACAAATCATGATACATTGTCTGGACTAGATGAAGCTATTGTACTGGGAGAAAATTATGGAATAACCATAATACCAGGTATAGAAATATCAGCATACGATTATAAAAACAGAAAAAGAGTTCATATCTTGGGCTACAATATAGATTTAAATAGCCAAGAAATAAAAAATTTGTGTAATCCAATGGTTTGTGATAGACATAAAGCATCTGTTAAGATGGTAAATAAAATTATAGATTTAGGATATAAAATATCTATAGAAGATGTAAAGAAATACTCATCAAGAACTGGAATATTTAAACAACATATAATGAAAGCACTTATAGATAAAGGATATACAGATAAAATATATTCAAGTCTATATAAAGAGTTGTTTCATAGAGGAAATGGTAAGGCATATGTATCTTTAAAGTATGTAGATTATAAAGATGCAATAAGAGCTATAAAAAGTTCTGGTGGAATTTGTGTACTAGCTCATCCTGGTCAAATGGACAATTTTAATGCTATTGAAGATATGGTGAATGTTGGATTAGATGGGATAGAAGTGTATCACCCATCTCACAATAAAGAATTAGAAAAAGAGTCACTTTCTTATGCTAAGAAGTATAACTTAGTCATTACAGGAGGCTCAGATTACCATGGGCTCTACTCTCAGCATGAGTGTGACCTTGGAAGTAAAAGCTTAAATAGAGAAGATTTATTTAAGTTTAGGTTAGCCTTAGGAGGGGTTTTATAA
- the rnmV gene encoding ribonuclease M5, giving the protein MIKEIIVVEGRDDVTAVKRAIDAELITTGGFGFPKGVMERIKSANERCGVIIFTDPDFAGEKIRKKIASEVPGCKHAFLPREEAKKDGDIGIENATPKSIIAALNKVRTESTEKRDEFKQVDLIRNGLIGNEDASSRRDALGKILGIGYGNAKQFLNRLNNYGVEREEFVSALKQI; this is encoded by the coding sequence ATGATAAAAGAGATAATAGTAGTAGAGGGAAGAGATGATGTTACAGCAGTTAAGAGAGCAATAGATGCAGAGCTTATAACCACAGGTGGATTTGGATTTCCAAAAGGAGTAATGGAACGTATAAAATCAGCTAATGAAAGATGTGGAGTTATAATATTTACAGACCCAGATTTTGCAGGTGAAAAAATAAGAAAAAAAATAGCATCAGAAGTTCCAGGATGTAAACACGCGTTTTTACCAAGAGAAGAAGCTAAAAAGGATGGAGATATAGGTATAGAAAATGCGACTCCTAAAAGTATAATAGCAGCTTTAAATAAAGTTAGAACTGAAAGTACAGAAAAAAGAGATGAATTTAAACAAGTTGATTTGATTAGAAATGGTCTTATAGGCAATGAAGATGCATCATCTAGAAGAGATGCACTTGGTAAAATACTTGGAATTGGTTATGGAAATGCAAAACAATTTTTAAATAGATTAAATAATTATGGTGTTGAAAGAGAAGAATTTGTAAGTGCATTAAAACAAATTTAA
- a CDS encoding alpha-D-ribose 1-methylphosphonate 5-phosphate C-P-lyase PhnJ, with protein sequence MIYNYGFLDENTKKEIRRKILKAVSIPGYQVPFGSRELPIAKGWGTGGLQLTLSLLGESDVVKVIDQGSDDSTNACNIRNFISSVSNVETTKDTLKATLIQTRHRIPEEKLTSNQIMIFQVPIPETLRIVEPSEVETRRMHSEEDYSRMWVYLYEDIVKFDDISIAAEYPCKVNDRYLMNPSPIPRFDIKKLNMSDNLFLFGAGREKRIYAIPPYTKVEPLEFDDYKFEEEKFEGKHCSLCKSSNTFLDEVYDSDTNEKYYSCSDTSYCEKVRLRNDGVDVAIGGAWNE encoded by the coding sequence GTGATATATAACTATGGTTTTTTAGATGAAAATACAAAAAAAGAAATCAGAAGAAAAATACTAAAAGCAGTCTCAATACCTGGTTATCAAGTACCTTTTGGTTCGAGAGAATTACCTATTGCTAAGGGGTGGGGTACTGGAGGACTACAATTAACATTATCACTACTTGGTGAAAGTGATGTAGTAAAAGTGATTGACCAAGGTAGTGACGATTCTACAAATGCTTGTAATATAAGAAATTTTATTTCAAGTGTAAGCAATGTAGAAACTACAAAAGATACATTAAAAGCTACATTGATTCAAACAAGACATAGAATACCAGAAGAAAAATTAACATCTAATCAAATAATGATATTCCAAGTACCAATACCAGAAACACTTAGAATAGTAGAACCTAGTGAAGTAGAGACAAGAAGAATGCATTCAGAAGAAGATTATAGCAGGATGTGGGTATATCTGTATGAAGATATAGTTAAATTTGATGATATATCAATAGCAGCAGAGTATCCATGTAAAGTAAATGATAGATATTTAATGAATCCATCACCAATACCAAGGTTTGATATAAAGAAACTGAACATGTCAGATAACTTATTTTTATTTGGTGCAGGTAGAGAAAAGAGAATATACGCTATACCTCCATACACAAAAGTAGAACCCTTAGAATTTGATGATTATAAATTTGAAGAGGAAAAATTTGAAGGAAAACATTGTAGTTTATGTAAAAGTTCAAACACATTTTTAGATGAAGTATATGACAGTGATACTAATGAAAAGTACTATAGTTGTTCAGATACAAGTTATTGTGAAAAAGTTAGGTTAAGAAATGATGGCGTAGATGTGGCAATTGGAGGTGCTTGGAATGAGTAG
- the rsmA gene encoding 16S rRNA (adenine(1518)-N(6)/adenine(1519)-N(6))-dimethyltransferase RsmA translates to MDRLSSHSATKEVVQKHNFKFSKSLGQNFLIDSNIIDKILGGARITEGDNIIEVGPGIGTLTREMGKVAEKVVAIEIDRNLIPILKDTLSDLENIEVINQDILKVDIQELVKNKLNGGPVKLVANLPYYITTPIVMKFLEEDIPVTDIVVMVQKEVADRMNAVPSTKDYGALSIAVQYYCETEIVAKAPRHMFIPQPNVDSTVIGLHVREEKKYEVHNEEIFFKTVKASFGQRRKTLLNSLGGLGFLNKDEIREILKEANIDEKRRGETLSIEEFAVLSNIVNTKVSSK, encoded by the coding sequence ATGGATAGACTATCTTCACATAGCGCAACGAAAGAAGTAGTACAAAAACATAATTTTAAATTTTCAAAGTCTTTAGGTCAGAATTTTTTAATAGATAGTAATATAATAGATAAAATATTGGGTGGAGCTAGAATCACAGAAGGAGATAACATAATAGAAGTAGGACCTGGTATAGGTACACTTACTCGTGAAATGGGTAAGGTAGCAGAGAAAGTAGTAGCTATAGAAATTGACAGAAACTTAATTCCTATATTGAAAGATACCTTATCAGATTTAGAAAACATAGAAGTTATAAACCAAGATATATTAAAAGTAGATATACAAGAACTAGTAAAAAACAAATTAAATGGTGGACCAGTTAAGCTTGTAGCAAATCTTCCATATTATATAACTACCCCAATAGTTATGAAGTTTTTAGAAGAGGATATACCTGTAACAGATATAGTAGTTATGGTTCAAAAAGAAGTTGCAGATAGAATGAATGCTGTTCCAAGTACGAAGGATTATGGCGCGTTGTCTATAGCTGTTCAGTACTATTGTGAAACAGAAATTGTAGCAAAGGCTCCAAGACATATGTTTATACCACAACCCAATGTAGATTCAACGGTTATAGGTCTACATGTTAGAGAGGAAAAGAAATATGAGGTTCATAATGAAGAAATATTTTTTAAGACAGTAAAGGCATCTTTTGGACAAAGAAGGAAGACTCTACTTAATTCATTGGGAGGCCTTGGTTTTCTTAATAAGGACGAAATAAGAGAAATATTAAAAGAAGCTAATATAGATGAGAAAAGACGAGGTGAAACTCTTAGTATAGAAGAGTTTGCAGTTCTTTCAAATATAGTAAATACAAAAGTATCTTCTAAATAG
- a CDS encoding putative 2-aminoethylphosphonate ABC transporter permease subunit: MITTKNKRRISDSTIQKCFLIFSVIVLIVFILFPLISLLKNAFLDTNGNFIGISNFSKYAENPSLIASFKNSIFVSTVSSLISLCLAFIYSYAITRTNIKFKNFFKTMGMFPLFAPTMLYGISLIYLFGNKGIFTTMGFEIPLYGPLGIIISQILFTFPQAFLILSVALSMADYRLYEAADSLGASNFKKFFKITIPGIKYSLVSSFFVSFILAFTDFGAAKVVGGNYNVLATDIYKQVVGQFNIPMGATVSMIMLIPVLIAFTLDKMASKKQGMTITAKSMPYKIKENKFRDRAFLIACSFITLLIFILIFVSVIGSVIKLWPYNLSFTMEHYTFKGILGSGLKTYLSSLKISTLTAIFGTIFVFFSAYMIEKVDKFPRLRQTAYFLSMIPMALPGLVLGISYITFFNSANNPLNFLYGGTAILVIVNIVHFYSVCFITSNSSLKMLDREYELVAKSINIPFYKVFFNITIPMSITSILEIVVYYFVNSMVTVSALIFLYTPQTQTASISILKLDEIGYIGPSAAMAVLVLLTNIIVRLLYEFVTKRLKNNTQKWQQKDVA, from the coding sequence ATGATAACAACAAAAAATAAAAGAAGGATAAGTGATAGCACAATACAAAAATGTTTTTTAATTTTTTCAGTAATTGTACTAATAGTATTTATATTATTTCCATTAATATCACTATTAAAAAATGCATTTTTAGATACAAATGGAAATTTCATAGGTATTTCAAATTTTAGTAAATATGCCGAAAATCCAAGTCTTATAGCATCATTTAAAAACTCAATTTTTGTATCTACAGTTTCATCTTTAATATCACTGTGTTTAGCGTTTATATATTCATATGCAATAACGAGAACAAATATAAAATTTAAGAATTTCTTTAAAACTATGGGAATGTTCCCTCTTTTTGCACCAACTATGTTATATGGTATTTCACTTATATATCTTTTTGGAAATAAGGGGATATTTACAACAATGGGGTTTGAGATACCACTATATGGACCATTAGGAATAATTATTTCTCAAATACTGTTTACATTTCCACAAGCCTTTTTAATATTATCTGTTGCTCTTTCTATGGCAGATTATAGACTTTACGAAGCAGCAGATAGCTTAGGGGCTAGTAATTTTAAAAAGTTTTTTAAAATTACAATTCCAGGAATAAAGTACTCACTAGTAAGTTCTTTCTTTGTATCCTTTATACTTGCATTTACAGACTTTGGAGCGGCGAAAGTAGTTGGAGGAAACTATAATGTATTAGCTACTGATATATATAAGCAAGTGGTGGGACAGTTTAACATACCAATGGGGGCAACTGTTTCCATGATAATGTTAATTCCTGTGTTAATAGCTTTTACATTAGACAAGATGGCAAGTAAAAAGCAAGGAATGACTATAACTGCGAAGTCTATGCCTTATAAAATTAAAGAAAATAAATTTAGAGATAGAGCATTTTTAATAGCATGTAGTTTTATAACTTTATTAATTTTTATTTTGATATTTGTTTCAGTTATAGGTTCAGTTATAAAGTTATGGCCATATAACCTAAGTTTTACGATGGAACATTATACATTTAAAGGTATTTTAGGAAGCGGATTAAAAACTTATTTAAGCAGTTTAAAAATATCAACACTAACAGCTATATTTGGAACTATATTTGTGTTTTTTAGTGCCTATATGATAGAAAAAGTGGATAAATTTCCAAGATTAAGACAAACAGCTTATTTCTTATCTATGATACCAATGGCATTACCAGGTCTAGTATTAGGAATATCATATATAACTTTTTTTAACTCAGCAAATAACCCATTAAATTTCCTATATGGTGGTACAGCTATACTTGTCATAGTAAATATAGTACATTTTTATTCAGTTTGTTTTATAACTTCAAATTCATCACTAAAAATGTTGGATAGAGAGTATGAATTAGTTGCAAAATCCATAAATATTCCATTTTATAAAGTGTTTTTTAATATAACTATTCCAATGTCTATAACATCAATACTTGAGATAGTAGTATATTATTTTGTAAATTCGATGGTTACTGTTTCAGCATTAATATTCTTGTATACGCCTCAAACTCAGACAGCATCAATATCAATACTAAAGTTAGATGAGATAGGATATATAGGACCATCTGCTGCCATGGCAGTATTAGTGCTTTTAACAAATATAATAGTAAGGCTTTTGTACGAATTTGTAACAAAAAGATTAAAAAATAACACACAAAAATGGCAACAAAAAGATGTTGCATAG
- a CDS encoding ATP-binding cassette domain-containing protein: MEEIILEVNNFSKDFKLHALNKTIKACSEINFTISKGEFLGIIGKSGAGKSTILKSIYKTYIPTTGEIIFNSEIYGKIDLSTIGDREMINLRKKEIGYVSQFLKTLPRITAIELVVHSLIESGFEKDCAYDMAKDILIQFEIKENLWDAYPNNFSGGEKLRLNLAQAMVKKPRLLLLDEPTASLDNQSKIYVKEKMLELKSQGTTMIGIFHDIEFMETVIDKTFTMTKGTISESGVA, from the coding sequence ATGGAAGAAATTATACTTGAAGTAAATAATTTTAGCAAAGATTTTAAATTACACGCGTTAAACAAAACTATAAAAGCATGTAGTGAAATAAATTTTACAATTTCCAAAGGTGAATTTTTAGGAATAATAGGAAAATCTGGAGCGGGAAAGTCTACTATATTGAAAAGTATTTATAAAACATATATCCCAACGACTGGAGAGATAATATTCAACTCAGAAATATATGGAAAGATAGACTTATCTACAATTGGTGATAGAGAAATGATAAATCTTAGAAAAAAGGAAATAGGATATGTATCACAGTTTTTAAAAACACTTCCACGAATAACTGCTATTGAGCTAGTAGTACATTCTTTGATTGAGAGTGGATTTGAAAAAGATTGTGCATATGATATGGCAAAAGATATACTAATTCAATTTGAAATAAAGGAAAATTTATGGGATGCCTATCCAAATAATTTTTCTGGTGGAGAAAAATTAAGATTAAATCTAGCACAAGCTATGGTTAAAAAACCTAGACTTTTGTTGCTTGATGAACCAACTGCATCACTTGATAATCAATCTAAAATATACGTAAAAGAAAAAATGTTGGAACTTAAAAGTCAAGGAACTACAATGATAGGGATATTTCATGATATAGAATTTATGGAGACGGTTATAGATAAAACCTTTACTATGACAAAAGGCACTATAAGTGAAAGTGGGGTAGCTTAG
- a CDS encoding putative 2-aminoethylphosphonate ABC transporter substrate-binding protein — protein MKFKKLVSLGVLSTLLLSVITGCSTASSGSDSKSDSKTKGDLTVYTAVEEDSIEPYLATFKEKYPDIKLNIVRASTGDITARLLAEKDNPQADVVWGVAATSLLVADDQGMLEPYAPKGSEEIEPAFKDDKEVPSWVGIDAWMTGITVNTKELKDKNIPVPSSYEDLIKPEYKGLISMPNPSSSGTGYLTVSAFIQIMGEEKAWQYMDKLHENIGVYTQSGSAPATSAASGEYPIGISFGYRGIKLKEEGYPVEVVFPKEGSGWDIEANALVKKDNIKEASKVFLDWAISKDAMNEYSKNYAVTTVDTGNPIPEGFPKKPLEQMIDNDLKSAAKNRETILNKWISKYDGKTEKES, from the coding sequence ATGAAATTTAAGAAGCTAGTTTCTTTAGGAGTATTATCAACACTTTTATTGAGTGTAATAACAGGATGTAGTACTGCCTCATCAGGTTCAGATTCTAAGTCTGATAGTAAGACAAAAGGTGATTTAACAGTTTACACAGCAGTTGAAGAAGATAGTATAGAGCCATATTTAGCTACATTTAAAGAGAAATATCCAGACATTAAATTAAATATTGTTAGAGCATCAACAGGAGATATAACAGCGAGATTATTAGCAGAAAAAGATAATCCTCAAGCAGATGTTGTATGGGGTGTTGCCGCTACAAGTTTGTTAGTTGCAGATGATCAAGGAATGTTAGAGCCATATGCTCCAAAAGGTTCTGAGGAAATAGAACCTGCATTTAAAGATGATAAAGAAGTGCCTTCATGGGTTGGTATAGATGCTTGGATGACTGGTATAACTGTAAATACTAAAGAATTAAAAGATAAAAATATACCAGTTCCTAGTTCTTATGAGGATTTAATAAAACCAGAGTATAAAGGGCTTATATCTATGCCTAATCCATCTTCTTCTGGAACAGGATATTTAACAGTGTCAGCGTTTATACAAATTATGGGAGAAGAAAAAGCATGGCAGTATATGGATAAATTACATGAAAATATTGGTGTATATACTCAATCTGGTTCAGCTCCAGCTACATCAGCAGCTTCAGGAGAATACCCTATAGGTATATCTTTTGGATATAGAGGTATAAAATTAAAAGAAGAAGGTTATCCAGTAGAAGTAGTGTTTCCAAAAGAAGGTTCTGGATGGGATATAGAAGCAAATGCTCTTGTTAAAAAGGATAATATAAAAGAAGCTTCTAAGGTATTTTTAGATTGGGCGATAAGTAAAGATGCAATGAATGAGTATTCTAAGAACTATGCAGTTACTACAGTTGATACAGGAAATCCAATTCCAGAAGGGTTCCCTAAAAAGCCATTAGAGCAAATGATAGATAATGATTTAAAATCAGCAGCAAAAAATAGAGAAACTATATTAAATAAATGGATATCAAAATATGATGGAAAGACAGAAAAAGAAAGTTAA
- a CDS encoding ATP-binding cassette domain-containing protein encodes MSSAKLGEDKKVENIDKQVLIGKHINLIYGDGCEKCFESTGYESNNICKYCGSIVACNNVNLELYEGEVLGIVGESGSGKSTLLKILFFQENANSGEVYISNYDKSTNILKLSDQKKRYIKNHFMGIVYQNPHLGLNLNFSSGGNIAEKLLMANIYNVEKIRDRAKELLVKTNIPVERIDHKPKYFSGGMQQRVQIAKALSNNPPILLLDEVTTGLDVSVQAEVLDLIREIQRELKISMIVVSHDFDVIKMLADRTIVMKNGSVIESGLTDQIMEDPQHPYTQQLINSLL; translated from the coding sequence ATGAGTAGTGCAAAGCTAGGAGAAGACAAAAAAGTAGAAAATATAGATAAACAAGTATTAATAGGAAAACATATCAATCTTATTTATGGAGATGGGTGTGAAAAGTGTTTTGAGAGTACAGGATATGAAAGTAATAATATATGTAAATATTGTGGTTCTATAGTTGCATGTAATAATGTAAATCTTGAACTTTATGAAGGAGAAGTTCTTGGTATTGTTGGAGAATCTGGTTCAGGGAAAAGTACATTGTTAAAGATATTGTTTTTTCAAGAAAATGCAAATAGTGGAGAAGTGTACATATCAAATTATGACAAGAGTACAAATATATTAAAACTTTCAGACCAAAAAAAGAGGTACATAAAGAATCATTTTATGGGTATTGTATATCAAAATCCTCACCTTGGTTTAAATTTGAATTTTAGTAGTGGTGGAAATATAGCAGAGAAATTATTAATGGCAAATATATATAATGTTGAGAAAATAAGAGATAGAGCTAAAGAACTTCTAGTAAAGACTAATATACCTGTAGAGAGAATAGACCACAAGCCAAAATATTTTAGTGGAGGAATGCAACAAAGAGTTCAAATAGCAAAAGCACTTTCTAATAATCCTCCAATACTTTTATTAGACGAAGTTACAACAGGGCTGGATGTTTCTGTACAAGCAGAGGTATTAGATTTAATAAGGGAAATACAAAGAGAACTTAAAATTTCTATGATAGTGGTATCTCATGACTTTGACGTTATAAAAATGCTTGCTGATAGGACAATTGTGATGAAAAATGGAAGTGTGATTGAATCTGGTTTAACAGATCAGATAATGGAAGACCCACAGCATCCATATACTCAGCAACTTATAAATTCACTACTATAA
- a CDS encoding ATP-binding cassette domain-containing protein, with protein MSFLQVKDVSKSYGQVKVLKDISIDIEKGEFICLLGPSGCGKSTLLRIIAGLEDKHDGKIIISDKDMTNSPPESRNFGIVFQSYALFPNMTVYKNIAFGLENKNINKSNIDKKVKEVLEVVELSGYEKKYPSQLSGGQQQRVALARAIALEPDFLLLDEPLSALDAKVRLKLREQIRSLHRKLGITTIMVTHDQEEALCLADKMVVMNSGEIIQVGTPKEVYKNPETPFVADFIGTINFIDDGINKIAIRPEDIKVEFNTDSKDKDIKVGEILDIEFRGFNYRITVEYCSKKIKLDIVSKVAEQMKLCIGSKINFKIPKEGIVEYKSEGCA; from the coding sequence ATGTCTTTTTTACAAGTTAAAGATGTAAGCAAAAGCTATGGACAAGTCAAAGTGCTAAAAGACATATCTATTGATATTGAAAAAGGAGAGTTTATTTGTTTATTGGGACCAAGTGGGTGTGGGAAAAGTACATTGCTTAGGATAATTGCAGGTCTTGAAGACAAACATGATGGGAAAATAATAATAAGTGATAAGGATATGACAAACTCACCACCTGAAAGTAGAAATTTTGGTATAGTTTTTCAGTCATATGCACTATTTCCAAATATGACTGTTTACAAAAATATAGCTTTTGGATTAGAAAATAAAAATATAAATAAATCTAATATTGATAAGAAAGTAAAAGAAGTTTTAGAGGTAGTCGAATTAAGTGGATATGAAAAAAAGTATCCTTCTCAATTATCAGGAGGACAACAACAGAGAGTTGCACTAGCTCGTGCAATTGCTCTAGAGCCAGATTTTTTACTTCTTGATGAACCATTATCTGCACTAGATGCAAAAGTAAGATTGAAACTTAGAGAGCAAATTAGAAGTTTACATAGAAAGCTTGGGATTACCACTATAATGGTAACTCACGACCAAGAAGAGGCTCTTTGCTTGGCTGATAAAATGGTTGTTATGAATAGTGGAGAAATAATACAGGTTGGGACTCCTAAAGAAGTATATAAAAATCCAGAGACACCTTTTGTAGCTGACTTTATAGGAACAATAAACTTTATAGATGATGGTATTAATAAGATAGCTATCAGACCAGAAGATATAAAGGTAGAGTTTAACACAGACTCTAAAGACAAAGACATCAAAGTTGGAGAGATTTTAGACATTGAATTTAGAGGATTTAACTACAGAATTACAGTTGAGTATTGTTCTAAGAAAATAAAATTAGATATAGTTTCAAAAGTCGCAGAACAAATGAAACTATGTATAGGGTCAAAGATAAATTTCAAAATTCCTAAAGAAGGAATTGTAGAATATAAGTCAGAGGGATGTGCTTAA